In Triplophysa dalaica isolate WHDGS20190420 chromosome 19, ASM1584641v1, whole genome shotgun sequence, the sequence TGGATTCCCATACGAGCTGACAGAAGGAGACATCATCTGTGTATTCTCTCAGTAAGTCCTCCTTTAACCCActttttctttctgtattttaaaagtGCACGTTTTTCTTGCCAAAGATGTCAgcattcttttcttttctccCAGTGTAGCTTTAATCCTACTTTGTGAATCTCAGGTATGGGGAGATTGCCAACATCAACCTAGTCCGAGATAAGAAGACGGGCAAATCCAAAGGATTTTGCTTCCTGTGCTATGAAGATCAAAGGAGCACCATTCTGGCTGTGGATAACTTCAATGGAATCAAGGTAAGGAGCTTTTTCATCTCTTAGTATATTGTGTGATCACTAATAAAATCCATTATTAATCTGAATAGGTCAAATGTTGTTACTTTTTTTGGTGTCCTTCATAGATAAAAGGCCGGACCATACGTGTAGACCACGTTAAAAATTATCGACCACCTAAAGACACAGATGACATTGATGATATCACAAAACAATTGAGAGAGGAGGGCTGCGCTCCTAAAGTACCTCTACCACCTTCTTCTGAGTCCGAGTCTGAGGAAGAACACGCCGTACCTGTGAAAAAGcccaaaaaaggtaaaataggttttatcttttcattattacattttgtatgtatttaaaatgtttcctttcaatgTTTTTGCTGGTGTCACACGGATAGAAAGACCACCATATTTGGATTTTTCCCTCGTGGATGattatatgtttatgtttattatatgtaATCGTTTGTGTGACATAACCAAGATGTTCAAAACAGGTCATTTTTGCAGCTCAGTCTCAGTAATGTTCTTTTTGGACTGAAAAGTTAAATCAAAATTGAATGAATTGGATCGTATTCCACTTACTGTAATGGAAAACCTGTTTACTACTtcagataaaaaagaaaagaagaagaaaaagaaggagaagaaagagaagaaaaaggCACTTAAGGAGGAGAGACACGAACCACGCACTGAAACATCTTCACCTCCCAGAGTTAAGAAGGAGAGGGAGGATTCGGCGTATGAGAAGTACGTCGTAAGAGGCCCGAATGAGCATAGGAGGGACAGACCCGGACAAGACAGATCGACGGAGGTGGAGAGATTCAGAGAGAGACAAGGTGATGACAGGAGAAgtgaaagagacagacagacgggtGAGAGAGACTGGGACAGACAGATGAGCGAGAGAGACTGGGGtagacagacggacagaaacAGAGAGGGGAAAAGACATGAAGACACACAACAGCGCGACAACAGGGATCGAGGAAGAGgcagtgatagagagagagaacgatATGGAGATAGGGAGAAAGAGCGAGacagggaaagagagagagacagggataGAGACAGAGGGTTTGCCAAACAGAGATCATAGTtgggaaaaagagaaaagactaaactaaaaagattttttgcaccctcggGTTTATTGGAGATTACTGTTTTTATGtacttgtaaataaatgttaattgtgtttttataacatgGAATCTGGAATTCTTTCATTCTAATCtataatatatgatattttatgcaaaaaaaatgttttacgtTGTAAAGGGCTACTAAACTCAAATTTTAAGCTAACCTCCGCTTCACATTTCTCTTCATTTTGTCAGGTTATATTTGTTATAATGACCGGCTTACTGCATACTTTCTCTTACTAACTAACACGGAATAGACCCattgccaaataaataaactttatttgaatttaaatggtACAAAGTCCAAGAAGTGAAcacaaaaatcaaaatgatgctATCAAAGTACACCAACTATAATAGAGCTCAGTAGTAAAACTATTCGACATTTTAAGTAAGGACAGACGTTTAgtagaaaatgattttttttacatcaaacaGATAGGCACATAACCAAGAGCAATTTTccaatgtgaccctggatcccaaaaccagtcttaagtagcacgggaacatttgtagtaaatgagaaaaatacattgtgtgggtcaaaatgatcgatttttcttttatgccaaaaatcatcgagatatgaagtaaagatcatgttccaggaagatattttgtaaatttcctaccttaaatatattaaaactttatttttgggagTGGATGGGCAGCCAAAGTgtccctgattaacaacttcacaggtaattttctcaatatttaaattttttcgCACCCTCAGATTtgtgagttttaaacggttgtatctcagtcagaCATTGtactattctaacaactcatacatccatatacagtttatttattcagctttcagattatataaaaatctCAATTACGAAAAATTGACcgataaaactggttttgttgtccagggtcacatatatcaATAATCTCTTTAGCCACAACATATTgaataaacaagcaaaagatGAAACAGAACTACATGGGTATACTCCgtataaataaacagaattcATTAGTCATAAACATTTAGCTGAACATTAAGGTAGAGACGACCAGAAAGTATGACTGATGCATGTTGAATTTGGAAAACTAGCATCTGTTGATTTCTAAAACTGCTTATAAAACCGTATCAAGAGATAttcttgttctttttaaaaCGATTGAGTTAGATAAAAAGGATCATATAGAAAACCTGCTATAGCCTTTAGTTGTTAACTTCATTGCCAATTAAATAACCCCCAATGGGCCAATCAGGAATCTTTTTCAGACATTACACAACCATGTCAATACTAAAGGTTAAAGGTCAactttttgtttgaaatgaatTTAACCTTACACCGTGATTCCTCTattaaaaatacagataaaaatGTTCACATCAGTTCATAATGGGACATTACCTGCATCTAAAATATAAACAGCTTCCTTACGTCATCTGGTTTTAGGATGCAGCGGTCTTCTGTAAATATAAGCGGTCTTATTG encodes:
- the rbmx2 gene encoding RNA-binding motif protein, X-linked 2, encoding MNPLTKVKLINELNEREADLGIKEAVSWHSVYKDSAWIFIGGFPYELTEGDIICVFSQYGEIANINLVRDKKTGKSKGFCFLCYEDQRSTILAVDNFNGIKIKGRTIRVDHVKNYRPPKDTDDIDDITKQLREEGCAPKVPLPPSSESESEEEHAVPVKKPKKDKKEKKKKKKEKKEKKKALKEERHEPRTETSSPPRVKKEREDSAYEKYVVRGPNEHRRDRPGQDRSTEVERFRERQGDDRRSERDRQTGERDWDRQMSERDWGRQTDRNREGKRHEDTQQRDNRDRGRGSDRERERYGDREKERDRERERDRDRDRGFAKQRS